The sequence below is a genomic window from Carassius gibelio isolate Cgi1373 ecotype wild population from Czech Republic chromosome A17, carGib1.2-hapl.c, whole genome shotgun sequence.
aatatgaacTATATTCTTATTcaaaaaactatattaatatattaaaaacaatgtcaaaaacaacaaaataactcaaattaaaacGAGAAccgaaaaaataaatatgataatagTATCTCACTTATGCTAAACTAAAACTGGTATGCACTAATCGGAGAATgtgaaaattgcatttatttatgagGCGCCAAATAGGagtaatcaaaattattttggaGCATAAATTATGAAGTTGAAATTGTAGTTATATATTCTTagattatttaaagtataaagattataattacattttacgtATGTTTTCGTGCTAtaagtcaccactgataagctattactaaatattgaagAAACTTAATTTTGGgttaagttgctttgcaatgatttgtattgtaaaaagcgctataaaataaacttgaattgaaaattgaattgaatataaaaGTACCCTTTGAAGTTCCTTAAACTTAAgccaaactatttatttaaattcacatctaATCCATTTCTTCAATATGGTAAGTTATGTTGAGGAGCTTTGTTCAGGAAAGTCCAGTTTTATGATTTTGAAACTGACATGGAATGTATTAATACACTTATTAATCTTGGTAGAGCTACTATCCATAACTACAGTTGTGCAGAACATGGCATCCTTACAGTATGTTAATAACATGGATGCGACAGAAAGGAATCAATTAAAGATGAAAAGGAGAACAGCAGCGCGAGAGCATCAAGTGAAGGCGGCTTGCTTTGATGTGCACAACCAAAAAGAGTCCTGATTATGAAATGCTTTGCTGGAAAAACTGTTGGCTCcaaaagtaattttttaataCTGACACTTGTTTATTAAACTAAGAGTTTTATAGAAATACAAGGAACATGACTTTGTTTACAGGAGCTTTTAACAttctatatatattatgtatgcaagaaaatatataaaaacttctagtctaaaaatacacattacatttttatacaggGACGTGCAAAGTGGATTATAGTTTATTGAAAtagcataaatatatatgtacataatgTACATCTTTGATGTCTAATTGTGTTTAAGAGAGTACTGCACTATATTAAACTGGCCagtagaaagatttttttttttttggttgccagTTCCCTGTGGTGCCTGCCGGAGGTCAAAAGAAGCTGTGTCCTTGGTCTGCTGGATCCATAATGATTTTTCctcctttttatttaactttagagGTGTATACTGTACGTCTAGTGCATTTATTCTCGGTTTGTTGACATTTTATGTCTGATTTGGTGGCTGAactaaaccagacagttatagaggTGTGCAAGATGAACACCGGTGGCTTGGAGGAATATTTTTTGGCTTTAAGCAAGATATTACATGCAAAACCCTTGTTTTTGTCATGTATTTTGTCAGTTTTATGCTATTTTGCTTCCATAACCTGCCTTCTTTCTGGCTAGTGGAAAGGAAATTTTCTTCAATATTTTATAACACTTTATCTGTTTGCACCTGAAGATTTCAAACACAATACATATCAGAGGGATTTGTTCTTAAATCATTCATCTTCttatacttaaaatgtatttttggactaTATTTTGTGATTCACTGTATTTacagaggggtttgttcatatatcattcacctgtgtatttaacattttatacctAAAAACTGATCTTGACCTATATTATCTGATTTATAGAGAGATAAATAGAGATATCCCAAATCCCCTCTGTATTTAACACTAAATGTcaacaaaattaaataagaatTTTAAACCTGGCTTTATCCAATGTTCAGATTTTGGTTCTGGAAATGTATTCAAATCAGTGCATATTGAATTAGACAAtgccttatttgcatatttaaacatgacattatcaaaaacttgtaatacaaaacagTTGTGTTAATTGTTTGTGATAAATTAACTGTGAAAAGCATCATTTCCTCACCTCCATGTACTTCCAAATCTGTGTGTCCTCTCtggaacacaattgaagatattttaatgaatgcttCAACTGTTTCATGAACAATGAATGTTAATGGGGtcaactttcattgtatggactaATAAAACACTgagaatttttaaaaaaatatcatttggtgtgtgtttcacagaagaaagaaaggtcTGGCCTCCACACTTTGCTGCTCTGCGATTGGATCTGTCAGTACTTAATATAATGagctttaaagtaaaaaaaatactcataagtggattatttaaaataacctcAAAAATCAGCTGTTTTCAGTAAACCTGAAGACCGATCACATAATCACAGATTTTAAGGGTGCTGATGGCTGACTTACTCACCAGTTTTTAGAGGGAAtgagatgaaagacagacaggcCGCTGTCTAGCAATGATGCAACATTTTCCAGTTTTCTGCAGctgtataaaaacagattttctcatgtttcTCACAGGTCATTTACGCCCTCAACACAAAAAATGATGAGCATGAAGATGCCATCCAATCTCTGAAAGAGGTCCACGATGAGGAGGTTCAGCACATCCTGACCGAGGCTCGGGAAAAGATCTTTCACTACAAGAGCAAGATCGGGGACGAGGCCGACCTGAAACGGCGCCTGCAGTCCCTGGAGGAATCTGTGGAGCTGCACGAACACATGAAGCGCCAAGCGCTGGCCGAGTTCGAGATGTACCGGCAGCGCGTGGAGGACTCGCAGCTGTGCACGGAGGCCCAGCACACACAACGTGTGGTGTCCATGTCCCGTGAAGTGGAGGACATGCGGCACGAGTTCGAAGAGAAGCTGCGCTCCTTCAGTCAGGTGCAAGCCCAGTTTGAGCAGGAGAAACGGCGGGCGTTGGAGGAGCTCAAGTCGGTCCACCGACAGGAAGTTCAGGAGCTGCTGGAAAGCCAGCAGAACCAGAGTGCATCCTCCAGCCTGGAACAGGAGAAATTGGCTGAGCTGCATCGTACGGAGCTGGAGTCACTCATGGAGCGCGTGGAGGAGCTGACGCAGGACAAAGTCCGGTTGGTGGAGGAATACGAGGCCAAGCTAAGCAAGGCTCAAGGGTTCTATGAACGTGAGCTGGAGGCCATGAGACGGACGCAGCAGCTCACCACAGAGAACTTGCTGGCCTGGAGGAGGACGGAGGTGGAACTGAGGAAGGAGTTTCAGGTGCAGGAGTCGGCTCTTCAGAGGACCCTCTGTAAACTCCGTGCTGAACTCCACAGAGCTCAGGATGAGGCGCGAGAGAGCAGGGACAAGACCAACAGACTGCAGGCATCTCTTAATAATGCAGAAGTCACAATTACGGTAAGATTCATTCAAGACTGTTTCTTCAACTCTAGGCACTTTTATTGAGTTCATTATTAGAACGGTCAGAATGGTTTTATTTCTGTTATATTGAAAATGTCTACATAACTTAACTTTATTACTTTTAATATGCCTTTTATTGTAGATATTATTGTTTTAACCTTTTCCCAGACACATAATTTTAATCTAAATAAGGAAACCTGTCATAAATATTACACATCTTAATATCTATAATCTAAACAATAAGtgaatgtacactaccattcaaaagtttgtgatcggggagattttattatgtttttgaaagtcaatttgactaaaagtgcaataaaacagtaatattgtgaaatattattaaaatgttctatttttaaaatgttatttttttcctgcgatggcaaagctgaattttcagcaaatgaTTAGTATTTTTATCAAAAGTGCACTTGTCtacaataagaaaaaaatgtaatgagaCCAAGTATTAAAATgtgatgcataaaaaaaattaagatattgtGCATTTCCAAATTGTAATTTTCAGAgtgaaaatgaatgtttaattGTGTTTACTTGGAATACATAGACAAGGAAAAAGAGGCATCTTAGGTATTCcatgtgatttccattacagaatGCTATTTaacacaatgaataatctgaGATATGTTGGAAATTGGGCAGTTTGTGAtgatcagaacaaaacaaaattgacAGAATTCTCACGATGCATACAGCGTATGGACACTCGACACTGACCCTGGGAAATTACGCAAAGTATGGGTGTGAAAAGTGTGTTTATAGTACACAGGGCCAAAATTGgccatagttgaagaaacacaaaATGCCTTGGGTACAATTTACAGcatataatgaaatgtaaataaacatcATTGAGATGAGTCTGTGAGTTTAGATgctttctaaaaataataatgcatctcaaaaagttttttttctctatttacaGGAGTTACATAAGCAGCTGGAAGAGGCCATACAGGATGGAGAGATTTGGGTGATGCAACTGAAAGATACAGAATATGAGCTGGAGGGAAGCAGAGATCGAGTTCAGCAGCAGGCCAATGAAATCCTTCACAAAGCCAGTGAGAATAATGTCGTGAACAAATGCATTTTTCTTCAGTATATTGCACTGACTCACTCAAGCTGAAGTGTGAGAGATTTTTTAGAGAGGTTACAGTTTCGTGATAGCTTGGCTGAGATGGATTTAGCTCTGTTTTGCCTGAATTTCACTTGAATTCTACTTAGTTTTTATGTTTGCGATTGACTCCTTCATGTCTACAAATAATAATTtgccatatttatttttgaggaagcattaaactaataaaaatcctCATTGTATTTAATTAACAGGTCAGATAGGCTCTCTTCAAGCGACCCAAATGAGCCACGAGGCCACTATCAGGGACCTGGGCTCCGAGCAGAACCGCCTGAAGGAGAAGATCCTACAGcgggaggaggagagagagagacttcagAAACAGATTCAAACAGTGGAAGAACAACAGCATCAGAAGATCCTCAACCTGGAGAAGGTCAAATCTTTTTTCTTAAATTAGGCAGACTAAAAAACAGTTTGAAAGCATTTATTGATTTTGCAGTAAGTTATAGCAATAAATGAtagcaataagaaatgtttcttgagcaccaaatcagcatattagaaggatatCTGAAGGttcgtgtgacactgaagtctgaaaatgtagctttgtcatcacaggaagaAGTTACACATAGTTAATCAAAGAAGTTAATCACAATagtctgtgtcataaaataaaacaCCATACACATTCAGAGTCATATATCCGCTCAAATATTCAGATTATTGCTTATTAAAGGCATAAAGGCTTTCCATTGACAGATCATTAGATTTTTACATTAAGTCTCTCCTAAATCTTGAATATTTGGTTACATCCTTGAGACTGGGACTATATAGTCATATGTGTCAAATATGATGTTCACAAAATGTTGCTAAATAGTATTTTGAAAGCACTCACTGCCAATTGGAAACAATTATCATGGTATTCGAAACAAGGAATCGAGATTTGACAAAGTGTAAATGAAGCTGTGGTGTTTTGGCAGTCGCTTTGTGAGGAAAAGCAGAACTATGAAATGGAGCTGGCGCGAATCAGGGCCAAATACGAAGAGGAAACGGCCTGTCTGAAAGAAAGCCAAGCAGAATCCTTAGAGGAACTCAAGGAGAAACACCGAGTCCAGCAGGAAGGGGCTCGCAGTGccgcagagagagagaagaaccaGTTGCTCAGTGTAAGAACATTTAgttcttaaaagaatagttcacctaaaaatgaaaatatgctgaaaatctACTTATCTTCATTCCAGCCAAGATTTGTTTTTCCATCACAccaaaatttggagaaatttaccattttatcacttgcTCACGAACACGCAGCTTTTCAGGTCAATattggactggagtcatgtggattacttgtggattattgtgatgtttttatcagctgtttagactctcattctgacggcacccattcactgcagtgatgcaatgctaaatttctccagacTCATCTCTTGGCTGGACCTAGGATGAataaattttcagcattttttaacTTGTGGGAGAACCTTTTATATCGAtatgaatatttgtttttatgaatttAGATCTATAATAAACTTTACGTTTTTGCTTCATTAGCATTTTCACATTAGATATTCACTCCCTTGTGTTCTCTTTTGATTTTTATTACTCTCTGTGTTccgtttaataaaaataaactgcaacGTCTTAATGCAAAACAAATTAAGAATATGAATATTTAGTCTTATTAAAAAATGACTTGTGGATTACTACTTTTCCCAAATCATCTATTGAAACCCTGAGAGCTATGCCAAATTGCATTTTCTGCTCCCCGTTGAGTAGTTTTGATTATGCAAACAGCCATTTCTCATTGCAGTGATGACAATATGACAGTGATATTATTCCCACTGTTTTTGTGGCACTCGATAAAAATAGCTCTCAATCACAACAAATATTGACTAATCTTCTTGTCATCTCATGACAATCACGTCACTCAATTCTTCTGAAAACCTCTTTGTGCTCTACAAAGCTCTTTTACAGCTCCtgtgtaattaaatgtaaaaagactCCATCTGTCAGAGGCAGATTGTCCTACTGTCTGGTTTCACCTCTTATTCTGTTGGCCTGCTATGGCTTTTCtgaggttttctttttctttttactttcccAGGAGATGAGACAACAATTTGATATCCGGCGTCTGTCGTTGGAAGAGCAGAGAAACCACCTGCAACAACAACTGGAGACCATACGAGAGGAACTCACTACCAAGCTCAACATGGCCAACCAAGAGGTTTAGAACATCAACTATTTATTTTTGTCTAGATGAACTTTTCTGCTTCCAAAAAGGTTTAGATTGTAATTTTGTTTGTCTAGACCAAATGATTTAGATGGTTGATCAGCTGCATTTTTAGGTGGGGGCCTCTTTTTGAACTGGTTGATAATTTAATAGCTGGACAAAGCTAGTAAACCACCTTAAACCAGTAATAAAccaatttacataatatattgtgtatatattatatatatagttgtagTATTGTGAACTAATGTAATTTCCATCTTTAAAAATagtgaatttattattttatttattttatcaagacATATACTGAATGTAAGGGAATCTATCGCATAGTAAGAATGACCTCAATTTTGTAATTTTAGGAATGCATTTAATTGTCTTTGTGGATTTTTCTCAGGTGTCTCATTTGAAGGATCTTGTGAAGGAGAGTGAAAAAAATCTTGATACTGCTGAGAACCACATCTCCTGTCTTAAAGACAGCCAAGAAAAGCTTTTTATTGAGCTGGACGCCACCAGGGCGAGAGTGAGAGAAACGAGCAACCTGCTCACGGATCTACAAGTAAAGTGCTCCAATGTTTTTTACtccatttattataaattacacGCATTTTGAGTCAGTCTCTCATTCTGAAATAGAAGAAGCATTTAGAGATGTTGATATAAAATGTTCACGCTTTTAGAAGCGTGAAAACCACTGACGCATCTCATCGTTTAGAGGGTGAAGCAGGAATTCAGCGTGGCAATCAGTGCAATAGGAGACTGATAATAGAGCGTGGCAGAGatgttaaaagaaaaattaagccTCATTCAATTTTGAAGACACCTGAAAACAGCCGCATTAGTTCTTTACTAAAGCCTGCAGGAAGAGGTTGCATGTCTAAAGATGACATTTGTGTACACAGCTCTACTTGAAACTGCTCTCTCCTTGCATTATCTCATTATCTGCTCACAGGAGGAGATAGAGACCCAGAAACAGCAACATGAATCTAGGGTCATCGCTATCAAAAcagaggagaaacagaaaatgGACAAAATCACAAAGGAGCTGGATCTCAAGTGGACCGATGCTCTGAGGTGCTGCACGAAGCATATAAATTATGCATTACTGTGGAAAAGACAAGGCTAAAAACAGAGCGAGATTTGTCAGTGCACATTGCATTAAATTGTATACACTGTGACCGTTTTAATCGTGTGAGAGTGCACATGAAAAATCACATCTAAAATAGGAGCAGTCTGTCCTGCATCGAAGCCTGTGACAAATCCTCTTACACAGACATGCATTTGGATTAAAATATGCTAATTACAAAAGTAAGAGGTTACCATCTAATCTGCACAATGGTACAGCAGCACACATTATACAGTGTACAAGGTTATGGAGACAACTGTGTGGTTCTTACTTATTAACAATTTAATATGTCACTTTCAGAGTCACTTCTACGCTGTTTAAGCAATGTGTCCTTGTATCTGTTTCATCCTGTCAGTTTTACCCTCAGTTTTTCTGTTTCGTCTCAGGGCTGAGCTGAAGGGTCTTCGGGAAGAGCTCACAGCTGAACATCAGGCAGAGAAACAGGTGGCCCTGACACAACTTTCCCAGCAGAGAGACCTGGAGATGATGGCAGCCAGGGAGAGCTGGCAGAGGAAAGTCGAGGACCTCCTAGAACAGGTAACGGAGGGTCACAGAGGTGACATTTTGTCGTTTATTCCTGTTgtctacatttaatattttacaggTATACTCcacacttttgtaaaaaaaaaagaaaaaaaagaaaatgaaaattcattttcaggtttcttgtaatttgtaatgaaacaaacatttgtaggagcaaataaaaaatgcaacaaaaaatctaacaaaactaacaattcaaaacaaatgtttttaaaaatacaaatatcttgTATTTTACACTTGTTATGCTTGTAACATTTTTCCCAGAAGTAGACTTGTTTTCAGGTTTCTTGTTTCAAAACtgtaacaaaacaaacatttgtgagaaaaatacaactaaacaaaaaacatttaaaaagtatcaAACGTttataaaaatcaaacaaaaatataaaaaatctaaataaatgtttttaaaaacaaagtgTTACACTTGTTACGTTTGTAATATTCCCctcaaaaaacatatataaaaaggatagcaaatgtttgaaaaaaatatagcaaatcaaacaaatgtttataaaaacagaaatgtaaaaataaaaatggattgtaaactattgtaacttttttttcaaGAAGTACTCTTGTCTACAAGAGTGTACAAGAGTTGTGtttgaaaaacaaacagacatttaacaaaacaaatatttctgataacaaacaaaacatggaAACAAACATCTGTTAAAGTAGCAGCAAATGTTtgtaaaaatcaaacaaaagtgcagttttttcaaatgtaaatcaaaacaaatatttgtttaaaaaaagttcacaaaaaaaaaaaacaggcaattATTCTGTATGTAATGACCTCTGTTAACTTCTATGTAACTAGATTATTCATTAGATCAAAATATGTTGCTGAATAACTAATATATGTTGAAATGCACTTGTTAATGATCATATGTTAATGTGCTCTTGTTTCTGACACCAAATACCATGAAGAtgatataataatttctgaattaTTCATTTTAGCAGCTTAGTTTGAAACTACTGTAAGTCTGTTTGGACTGGGAATGTACCTTTTTCAACATATTAGTATTAcctacatacattttttattttaaaagagcaAGGAAATTCCCATTTTCCATCAAATGTCATCAAATTTGGGATAGCATGACTTCTGAGACCATAGTAAGTCCCATAGCTGTGATTCTTATAAGAGTAACTGTCAGCCGAGTATCTGTCAACATATTTCATCCGCCATTTAGTTTAGACTGACATGATGTTCTTTTTGGAATTCTGATGCTGTCAAGGCTTTTCTGGTCTTTTACAATATCATGAAATCTTGGCGTGACTGAACATTTTAGATACTATGTCAAGACATTTAAGCAGAATACACAAAGTCTCTAGTGTGTGCGTCCTCGCTTACCATGATGCTTTGCATGTTTAGTGCTTTCTGTAATGTGACAGCCTGCCTCCTGTAGTCTGTCTCTTTAGAGTCACATCACTGTCACGTTTGTCATGAGCCTGTAAATGTTGCTGTGTCAGACATCTGTCAGCATCTCTTGATGTTCGTTGTCTATCTTTAGTGCTTCCTTGGGTCAGTACCCCTGATCTCATGTAAATCtatctatactgtatatcaatgACTGTATAACAATATTGGCtaatatttgcattttgtttCTGGCATCAGGATGACATTAGAAGCAGCCTATGTTAgcctaatgtctttttttttcagttcaaataCACAAATTTTGTAATACACATTCAAATTAACACCATAAAATTAACACCTTTTAttgagattaataaaaaaaacacaaaaaaaaacacaatattttgtataaaatataacaattattcaTTATGTCCTTGCTCATTTTTGAATGCCCCTACGTCTAATTCAGACAGTATAAAGTGGATTGCTATGGACTGTATGCCAGTGATAGGCTTATGTTCAGTTatgtgaaacaaaataaataatatattgactCGATTGTGAAAGcaactatttataatatatatttgatgcTTTTGTCTGGCATGATAAATTATTGTCTTATAAGTGTCTTTATGTGCGGCATTTTCTCAAAATTTGCtatatgatttaatatgattCATCTGATTTAATGatgtattaaattacattttttattaattgacagATATTTTGATGCCTAATTTTAGTAACTGTAAAATTGATAATATAGACCATTATCAGTACTtttgaaaacaataattatataaattctaTATTTATACAATTCCAAAAAACAAATACGATAAGTCACATTTTCCATGTAGGTAATGAAGGCTCTGTGAGATACTTTTTCCTTCATAGTTCAAGGCGGATTCACTTTTGTCTGTAAGGAAGTTACAGTTTGGTTTTTAAAATCAACTCCAGCGTAGTCCCATCAACCTCAAACCTCCTCTTCTTTTGCCCTCATTTTATTGCCTCAATATCTATTTTTAGCCCACTATTTTCTGCATGCAGAGATTTGCTCACCATCTCCTGTTTATTTGCTTTCTTTATTATTTCCTTATCTTAGGCCTCATCTGATTATTATGTACTGAAGCATGTGAAGATTAAGATCATTATTCTTTTGGTAGATTATCAGTTTAGATTATATTACTTTTCTCATTTAGGGTATCCTGGGGTAGTTCAGGAAATACTGCTGAGCGGatctaaattaatgtattttacttGCATAAAACTGATGATAAAGCTCAACGGCAAGACAGCAGTCAAAATGATTGTAATAGCATTTTGCATGCAGTTTATGTCATATTTCATCTGCAGTACGGAGCTATTTCTGAAAGGATTACATTTCAGATTGCTTGTGGCATTGTCATTTTTTCATCTCTCTGAGGGCTCGGTATTCTGTGTGAGTCTTATGAACCTGTTTTTCTGTTGTGTCAGATCTCTCTGCTGAAGCAGAGCCTGGAGCTACAGATGTCACAGTCGAAAAGCGCGCTGCAGCAGTTGCAGGCGCAGTTCAGTCAAGAGCGCGAGCACCTGGCGCAGCAGTTGCAGGAGCTGGCGCTGGAGCATCAGCACAGAGAGTGCCACCTGCAGGAAGCCCACTGCTGCGCCATGCAGGACATAGAGGAAGCACAACAAATGGAGCTTAGGGTACCTTCACCTTACATGCAAACACAGACATGCCAAATGCAAACTCGCACACAATGATATGAGCATCAGGAGATATGCTTCTGTCTTCCTACTACCTCTGATGCAGATGTGTGTTTCATCAATAACAGACACTCAGACactttttaatgtacttttacatttttttcaatagTATTTAGTATTTGAGTATTTACGTAAGGTATGCCCTACAATGAATATACATGCATCACAggagaattctgtcatttttggTTTCTGAAAGTATTTCCAGTATTTTCCACacataactgaaatgttttcagaactatttttttacatttttggaataaaataggtagcataaagtataaataaataagtagtaTTGTATGCATTCTACATGATTAAGTAATGTTATTTACACTTTGCATAAATTAACACAATTTGATCGGaaatttttatgatatttacagtATCTGTTTTCTTCACACATCACGTCTcacaatgaatattattatggTTTGATCTTTATTACTGTAGtttgacatttatatttattgtttttatattttataattttagatgtaaatttttattgttttaattttaaaacatgcatACGTAATTAATcacacactaccgttcaaaagattggagtgttttttttatgttttttgaaatgctgcatttatttgatttaaatataaaaacagtaatattgttaaaattaaaaataaatgttttctattttaatatattttcaaatgttatttatttatttgatggcaaagcggaattttcagcagccattattccagtcttaagtttcacatgatctttaaaaaaaaaaaaattctaatatgatgatttaatgatttgatgctataaaaaatattatttcttcttatttttaagtttaaaaatcaATAGTCatgctaatttttttaatattctttttttatatattaggttaaaaagaacatcatttatttgaaatataattctttaataacattataaatgcctttactgtcacttttggtcatttaaatgcatccttgcagaataaaagtgtttatttctttttttaaatcttctggCCCcagacatttgaatggtagtgtatatgccACCTGTTTTTCATCTATTTGTGATCACCGTGTAATGATTATCACCTTCACTGTCTCCTTTTCCCCTTCATAGTACTGTACATGTCTGTTTCCTTTACTCTCTGGATTTGTCATTATCACCCCACACTGAGAATCTCCACTGTGCATGACTTCTGTATGGTAAATTACCCTTCTTTTTGTCCTTGCATGTCTACAGTCTAC
It includes:
- the LOC128031350 gene encoding protein FAM184A-like isoform X3, which gives rise to MATGTGTGWQPPYSAAPGISSPAAAAAASGSGSSPSSTSSHLLYESALTMEYTQDLHLKMSKKIAQLTKVIYALNTKNDEHEDAIQSLKEVHDEEVQHILTEAREKIFHYKSKIGDEADLKRRLQSLEESVELHEHMKRQALAEFEMYRQRVEDSQLCTEAQHTQRVVSMSREVEDMRHEFEEKLRSFSQVQAQFEQEKRRALEELKSVHRQEVQELLESQQNQSASSSLEQEKLAELHRTELESLMERVEELTQDKVRLVEEYEAKLSKAQGFYERELEAMRRTQQLTTENLLAWRRTEVELRKEFQVQESALQRTLCKLRAELHRAQDEARESRDKTNRLQASLNNAEVTITELHKQLEEAIQDGEIWVMQLKDTEYELEGSRDRVQQQANEILHKASQIGSLQATQMSHEATIRDLGSEQNRLKEKILQREEERERLQKQIQTVEEQQHQKILNLEKSLCEEKQNYEMELARIRAKYEEETACLKESQAESLEELKEKHRVQQEGARSAAEREKNQLLSEMRQQFDIRRLSLEEQRNHLQQQLETIREELTTKLNMANQEVSHLKDLVKESEKNLDTAENHISCLKDSQEKLFIELDATRARVRETSNLLTDLQEEIETQKQQHESRVIAIKTEEKQKMDKITKELDLKWTDALRAELKGLREELTAEHQAEKQVALTQLSQQRDLEMMAARESWQRKVEDLLEQISLLKQSLELQMSQSKSALQQLQAQFSQEREHLAQQLQELALEHQHRECHLQEAHCCAMQDIEEAQQMELRELEERLEQEQREELHTLSEAHRQTLEILQQESDQELQTLRFELEDEGKAMLASLRSELNHLHASAIEHLRQVHFKENNAAKRELDDTIERCKEHEQDLLGRISDLRQEVSCRKNRIADLDHEIHSLNETISTLTKELELKGKEVLRVRSEANLHIRAHEQDLSKRLEREIDELNASHNRETQIMLSDFNKAQELLKDKISALQILLEGTEEKFRNRESRPEDLQVIAGLREIVSEREALVKKLVDDKKFYQLELVNREPGFNKVFNTNPNVGVINPLIKHKSRKPVNSFASSPNLSVVATEGMAGGSVPPACLESVPNSPIHHHELRSNSPPPPPTPPPQADSNRSPRKTEDSTVAPKEQQPQELFSQYFSF
- the LOC128031350 gene encoding protein FAM184A-like isoform X2, which produces MATGTGTGWQPPYSAAPGISSPAAAAAASGSGSSPSSTSSHLLYESALTMEYTQDLHLKMSKKIAQLTKVIYALNTKNDEHEDAIQSLKEVHDEEVQHILTEAREKIFHYKSKIGDEADLKRRLQSLEESVELHEHMKRQALAEFEMYRQRVEDSQLCTEAQHTQRVVSMSREVEDMRHEFEEKLRSFSQVQAQFEQEKRRALEELKSVHRQEVQELLESQQNQSASSSLEQEKLAELHRTELESLMERVEELTQDKVRLVEEYEAKLSKAQGFYERELEAMRRTQQLTTENLLAWRRTEVELRKEFQVQESALQRTLCKLRAELHRAQDEARESRDKTNRLQASLNNAEVTITELHKQLEEAIQDGEIWVMQLKDTEYELEGSRDRVQQQANEILHKASQIGSLQATQMSHEATIRDLGSEQNRLKEKILQREEERERLQKQIQTVEEQQHQKILNLEKSLCEEKQNYEMELARIRAKYEEETACLKESQAESLEELKEKHRVQQEGARSAAEREKNQLLSEMRQQFDIRRLSLEEQRNHLQQQLETIREELTTKLNMANQEVSHLKDLVKESEKNLDTAENHISCLKDSQEKLFIELDATRARVRETSNLLTDLQEEIETQKQQHESRVIAIKTEEKQKMDKITKELDLKWTDALRAELKGLREELTAEHQAEKQVALTQLSQQRDLEMMAARESWQRKVEDLLEQISLLKQSLELQMSQSKSALQQLQAQFSQEREHLAQQLQELALEHQHRECHLQEAHCCAMQDIEEAQQMELRELEERLEQEQREELHTLSEAHRQTLEILQQESDQELQTLRFELEDEGKAMLASLRSELNHLHASAIEHLRQVHFKENNAAKRELDDTIERCKEHEQDLLGRISDLRQEVSCRKNRIADLDHEIHSLNETISTLTKELELKGKEVLRVRSEANLHIRAHEQDLSKRLEREIDELNASHNRETQIMLSDFNKAQELLKDKISALQILLEGTEEKFRNRESRPEDLQVIAGLREIVSEREALVKKLVGLSV